One Halovivax ruber XH-70 genomic region harbors:
- a CDS encoding histidine kinase N-terminal 7TM domain-containing protein — protein sequence MAVGDLPFWAILYVIANIVGVVLSFVLGYYAWRHRDEPGATSLVTVVVGAAIWSAMVLLRIATGPYVLDGPFWLTTLWNRVMFLGIGLTVAGWFGFALEFTGRERFATRKTAALLAIHPVAISFVAWFAPDLLWAVFEPSSTDLTGFTSEWGSAFVVHNLYAYGLSMIGLFFLLGYIFRNRSLYRKQGLAVLLGSLSPFVGNLVYQGGLVPVDLAPTAYVITGLAFGWAIFSYQLMDVTPIAREHVVDTIDDAVFVLDRDDRFVDLNPAAAALFEVDRDDVLGEHIRTVVSTHTELLDRYEDAERVEDEIDVQADDERRSFEIRIYPLFDDHDRLVARQFLLHDNTHQRRRQRQLEHQNEQLERVVSVVSHDLRNPINVARGYVDVTKETGDIDNLEPAEQSFDRMETIIEDVLTMARDGGGVDDTEPVPLDAIAENAWQQVDTGEATLEVVDSTTFAADRRKLQRLLENLFRNSVEHGSTSSQGGSRPDDSVEHGSTSSRPKADDSVEHGSTSSQGDSRPDDSVEHGSTSRSEPADSEDAIDHADGTLTVTVGTIDADDGSILIEGESFGFYVADDGPGIPAGERPDVLDAGYTTAETGTGLGLSIVQSIAEAHGWTVEITESRTGGARIELTGIVPVGRAAAV from the coding sequence ATGGCTGTCGGCGACCTGCCGTTCTGGGCGATCCTGTACGTCATCGCCAATATCGTCGGGGTCGTCCTCTCGTTCGTTCTCGGATATTATGCGTGGAGACACCGCGACGAACCGGGAGCGACGTCGCTCGTGACGGTCGTGGTGGGTGCCGCGATCTGGTCGGCGATGGTGCTCCTGCGCATCGCCACCGGACCGTACGTCTTAGACGGGCCGTTCTGGCTCACCACGCTCTGGAACCGGGTGATGTTCCTGGGCATCGGACTCACCGTGGCGGGCTGGTTCGGGTTCGCACTCGAGTTCACCGGCCGCGAGCGGTTCGCGACGCGGAAGACGGCCGCTTTACTCGCGATCCATCCGGTGGCGATCTCGTTCGTCGCGTGGTTCGCTCCTGATCTCCTCTGGGCGGTGTTCGAACCGTCGTCGACCGATTTGACGGGATTCACCAGCGAGTGGGGTTCGGCGTTCGTCGTCCACAACCTGTACGCCTACGGATTGTCGATGATCGGCCTCTTTTTCCTGCTCGGGTACATCTTCCGCAACCGATCGCTCTACCGAAAGCAGGGCCTCGCCGTGCTCCTCGGATCGCTGTCGCCCTTCGTCGGAAACCTCGTCTATCAGGGCGGGCTCGTCCCCGTCGATCTCGCGCCCACGGCGTACGTCATCACCGGCCTGGCCTTTGGCTGGGCGATCTTCAGCTACCAACTCATGGACGTGACGCCGATCGCCAGGGAGCACGTCGTCGACACGATCGACGACGCCGTCTTCGTCCTCGACAGAGACGACCGGTTCGTCGACCTCAACCCCGCTGCGGCGGCACTCTTCGAAGTCGATCGGGACGACGTCCTCGGTGAACACATCCGGACGGTCGTCTCCACGCACACGGAACTCCTGGATCGCTACGAAGACGCGGAGCGAGTCGAGGACGAAATCGACGTGCAGGCCGACGACGAACGACGAAGCTTCGAGATCCGGATCTATCCACTGTTCGACGATCACGACCGGCTGGTCGCCCGCCAGTTCCTCCTGCACGACAACACCCACCAGCGCCGACGCCAGCGACAACTCGAACACCAGAACGAGCAACTCGAACGCGTCGTCAGCGTCGTCTCGCACGATCTCCGGAATCCGATCAACGTCGCTCGCGGCTACGTGGACGTGACGAAGGAGACTGGTGACATCGACAACTTGGAGCCCGCCGAGCAGTCGTTCGATCGGATGGAGACGATCATCGAGGACGTGCTCACGATGGCCAGGGACGGTGGTGGCGTCGACGACACCGAACCGGTGCCTCTCGACGCCATCGCCGAGAACGCGTGGCAGCAGGTCGATACCGGCGAGGCGACCCTCGAGGTAGTCGACTCGACGACGTTCGCGGCTGACCGGCGAAAACTCCAACGCCTGCTGGAGAACCTCTTTCGGAACAGTGTCGAGCACGGCTCGACAAGCAGTCAGGGCGGTTCCCGCCCTGACGACAGCGTGGAACACGGTTCCACGAGCAGTCGGCCGAAGGCCGACGACAGTGTCGAGCACGGCTCGACAAGCAGTCAGGGCGATTCCCGCCCTGACGACAGCGTGGAACACGGTTCCACGAGCCGTTCGGAACCTGCCGATTCCGAAGACGCGATCGATCACGCCGACGGGACGCTGACCGTCACGGTCGGGACCATTGACGCCGACGACGGATCGATCCTGATCGAGGGCGAGTCGTTCGGGTTCTACGTGGCCGACGACGGACCGGGAATTCCCGCAGGCGAGCGACCCGACGTGCTCGACGCCGGGTATACGACCGCCGAGACCGGCACCGGACTCGGCCTCTCCATCGTCCAGAGCATCGCCGAAGCACACGGGTGGACCGTCGAGATAACGGAATCGCGGACGGGCGGCGCGCGGATCGAACTGACCGGTATCGTCCCCGTCGGGCGGGCGGCCGCGGTTTAA
- the metX gene encoding homoserine O-acetyltransferase MetX: MATDSGVAAVSAERIDLGSFTFECGETVPTLEVAYETYGEFTGSNAVLVCHALTGSAHVARRGKAGAGVADQTTTGQARAWWDDTVGPGTAIDTTEYFVVCANVPGSCYGTTGPASENSETGEPYGSEFPPVTVGDWTRAQRRLLDELGVGRLHAVVGGSVGGMNALEWVRRYPDDVDRVAAIATAPRLDAQCLALDAIARRAITTDPNWNGGDYYGDDRPDPNQGLAIARQLGHVMYLSKESMAEKFGRRAVGRDAGGERFPPGPTTDFFPYRDVESYLDYNAEAFVDRFDANSYCYLTQAMDDFDLATGFGSVADALAAFAGEALVVSFTGDWHFTVEQSSAIADGFRETGTSVAHHVVDSTHGHDAFLVEPDRLNPPLADFLVDGVAGRAVTDTDSATDRDDHAPVHTGLF, from the coding sequence GTGGCGACCGACAGTGGGGTGGCCGCGGTGAGCGCGGAGCGCATCGACCTCGGATCGTTCACGTTCGAGTGTGGGGAGACCGTTCCCACACTCGAGGTCGCCTACGAGACCTACGGTGAGTTTACGGGTTCGAACGCCGTCCTCGTTTGCCACGCTCTCACTGGCAGCGCACACGTCGCCAGACGCGGGAAAGCGGGCGCAGGGGTGGCCGATCAGACGACAACCGGCCAGGCTCGCGCCTGGTGGGACGACACGGTCGGTCCGGGGACGGCGATCGACACCACGGAGTACTTCGTCGTCTGCGCGAACGTGCCCGGGTCGTGCTACGGGACGACCGGCCCCGCGAGCGAGAACTCCGAAACCGGCGAACCCTACGGGAGCGAGTTCCCGCCGGTAACCGTCGGCGACTGGACGCGGGCACAACGTCGCCTGCTCGACGAACTCGGTGTGGGCCGATTGCACGCCGTGGTCGGCGGCTCCGTCGGCGGGATGAACGCCCTCGAGTGGGTTCGTCGTTATCCCGACGACGTCGATCGCGTCGCCGCCATCGCGACCGCTCCCAGACTCGACGCACAGTGTCTCGCGCTGGACGCCATCGCCCGGCGCGCCATCACGACCGACCCCAACTGGAACGGCGGCGACTACTACGGCGACGATCGACCGGATCCGAATCAGGGACTCGCTATCGCTCGCCAGCTCGGCCACGTCATGTACCTCTCGAAGGAGTCGATGGCCGAGAAATTCGGGAGACGGGCTGTGGGCCGCGACGCTGGCGGCGAGCGGTTCCCGCCCGGTCCGACGACTGACTTCTTCCCCTACCGCGACGTCGAGTCCTACCTCGATTACAATGCCGAGGCGTTCGTCGATCGGTTCGACGCCAACAGCTACTGCTACCTCACGCAGGCGATGGACGACTTCGACCTCGCCACCGGTTTCGGTTCGGTCGCCGACGCACTCGCCGCATTCGCTGGGGAAGCCCTGGTCGTGAGTTTCACCGGCGACTGGCACTTCACGGTCGAACAATCGAGCGCCATCGCCGACGGCTTTCGGGAGACGGGAACGTCGGTCGCCCACCACGTCGTCGATTCGACGCACGGCCACGACGCGTTCCTCGTCGAACCCGACCGCCTGAACCCGCCGCTCGCGGATTTCCTCGTCGACGGCGTGGCCGGACGGGCGGTGACGGACACCGATAGCGCGACGGATCGTGACGACCACGCCCCCGTTCACACCGGCCTGTTTTAA
- the bioB gene encoding biotin synthase BioB, which produces MVYETGNRTVDDAVERVLAGERLDRRDGLALIAQPLSDLAPAADAVRAHFGDGTVDACSIVNAKAGNCAEDCGFCAQSVHFDTGIDTYGFLDPEEILVAAKRAERDGAQRFGIVVAEKGVSKAHRPDEWADVLRAIRLVRDETDVEVDASLGILTREEAEILADEGINHYNHNIETSPRYFPEIIDSHRFEDRVKTLERAQDAGMDTCAGVILGMGEAPTDRVDAAIALQEIGISSLPVNVLNPVAGTPLGERFGDSPAITTAEILTTIAVYRLLHPEARVRLTGGREVALEPDEQHLPFEAGADGILTGDYLTTSGQSPGDDIEVIERAGLEPNTAVNDFDPESVAGHTDDEADRVETAAGTATSVADAVDE; this is translated from the coding sequence GTGGTTTACGAGACTGGAAACCGGACGGTGGACGACGCGGTCGAACGCGTCCTGGCCGGCGAGCGACTCGATCGACGTGACGGCCTGGCACTGATCGCACAACCGCTGTCCGACCTCGCACCGGCGGCCGACGCCGTCCGGGCACACTTCGGCGACGGGACCGTCGACGCCTGCTCGATCGTCAACGCCAAAGCGGGCAACTGCGCCGAGGATTGCGGCTTTTGCGCGCAGTCGGTCCACTTCGACACGGGGATCGACACGTACGGCTTCCTCGATCCCGAGGAGATCCTCGTCGCAGCGAAGCGAGCGGAACGTGACGGTGCCCAGCGATTCGGGATCGTCGTCGCGGAGAAAGGTGTCTCGAAGGCACACCGCCCCGACGAGTGGGCCGACGTCCTCAGAGCGATTCGACTGGTTCGCGACGAGACCGACGTCGAGGTCGACGCGAGCCTCGGCATCCTCACGCGCGAGGAGGCGGAGATTCTGGCCGACGAGGGAATCAACCACTACAATCACAACATCGAGACCTCCCCGCGATATTTCCCCGAGATCATCGACAGCCACCGCTTCGAGGACCGTGTGAAGACGCTCGAACGAGCGCAGGACGCCGGGATGGACACCTGTGCAGGGGTGATCCTCGGCATGGGTGAGGCGCCGACCGACCGCGTCGACGCGGCGATCGCGCTCCAGGAGATCGGGATCTCCTCGCTCCCGGTGAACGTGTTGAACCCCGTCGCCGGGACGCCGCTTGGCGAGCGCTTTGGCGACTCCCCGGCGATCACGACCGCCGAGATCCTCACGACCATCGCCGTCTACCGACTGCTGCATCCCGAGGCGCGGGTGCGACTGACGGGTGGTCGCGAGGTCGCCCTCGAACCCGACGAACAGCACCTGCCCTTCGAGGCGGGTGCCGACGGCATCCTCACCGGTGACTACCTCACTACGTCGGGCCAGTCGCCCGGCGACGACATCGAGGTGATCGAACGGGCGGGGCTGGAGCCGAATACGGCGGTCAACGACTTCGATCCGGAGTCGGTCGCCGGACACACAGACGACGAGGCCGACCGCGTCGAAACGGCCGCCGGGACGGCGACGAGCGTCGCCGACGCGGTCGACGAGTGA
- a CDS encoding O-acetylhomoserine aminocarboxypropyltransferase/cysteine synthase family protein translates to MRDEGDLPRSDDGWSTPRDGQAKEGTQANSNRSADRNRRTALATRSLHGGYRPDPGTGAAATPIVQSTSYEFVDADDAAARYALERDDYIYSRIANPTVDTLETRLAELAGGTGAVATGSGMAALDAITLPLAGVGDNVVCSTDTYGGTTAYFRSTAARRGIEPRFVPTLDTDAYADAIDAETAFVHVETIGNPSLVTPDFEAISSIAHDHGVPLVVDNTFATPALCRPIAHGADIVWASTTKWLHGHGTTLGGILIDGGSFPWRDHADRYPELAGENPAYADVDFGRDFAEAPFAAAARFRSLRSLGNGQSPVDAWQTLQGLETLPLRMARHCENAAIVADYLADHDDVAWVSYPGLDSHETHDTARRYLDDFGGMFAFGLVAGDDASPSAFEAGKRFCESVELASFLANVGDAKTLVIHPASTTHGQLTPDERADAGVSEELVRVSVGIEDPADLLADFEQAIERATSASPRP, encoded by the coding sequence ATGCGTGATGAGGGAGACCTCCCCAGATCGGACGACGGGTGGTCGACACCCCGAGACGGGCAAGCAAAAGAAGGGACACAGGCGAACAGCAACCGATCGGCGGACCGAAATCGGCGCACAGCGCTCGCCACTCGAAGTCTCCACGGGGGCTATCGACCCGATCCGGGCACCGGCGCCGCCGCGACCCCGATCGTCCAGTCGACCTCGTACGAGTTCGTCGACGCCGACGATGCAGCGGCGCGCTACGCGCTGGAGCGAGACGACTACATCTACTCGCGGATCGCCAATCCGACGGTCGACACACTCGAGACCCGACTCGCCGAGCTCGCCGGCGGTACCGGCGCCGTGGCGACGGGAAGCGGGATGGCAGCTCTCGACGCGATTACGCTCCCGCTCGCGGGCGTCGGCGACAACGTCGTCTGCTCGACCGACACCTACGGCGGCACGACCGCGTACTTCCGCTCGACCGCCGCTCGTCGGGGGATCGAACCGCGGTTCGTCCCGACGCTCGATACTGACGCCTACGCCGACGCGATCGACGCCGAGACTGCGTTCGTTCACGTCGAGACGATCGGCAATCCCTCGCTCGTCACGCCGGATTTCGAGGCAATTTCGTCGATCGCTCACGACCACGGCGTCCCCCTCGTCGTGGACAACACGTTCGCCACGCCAGCGCTCTGTCGGCCGATAGCGCACGGCGCCGATATCGTCTGGGCGTCGACGACCAAGTGGCTCCACGGCCACGGAACCACGCTCGGCGGGATCCTGATCGACGGCGGGAGCTTCCCCTGGCGTGACCACGCGGACCGGTACCCCGAACTCGCCGGCGAGAATCCGGCCTACGCCGACGTCGACTTCGGTCGGGACTTCGCCGAGGCCCCTTTCGCCGCGGCGGCCCGGTTTCGCTCGCTCAGAAGCCTCGGCAACGGCCAATCACCCGTCGACGCCTGGCAGACGCTGCAGGGCCTGGAGACGCTCCCCCTTCGGATGGCTCGTCACTGTGAGAACGCCGCGATCGTCGCCGACTACCTCGCCGATCACGACGATGTCGCCTGGGTCTCCTATCCCGGTCTGGACTCACACGAGACCCACGACACCGCGAGACGGTACCTGGACGACTTCGGTGGAATGTTCGCCTTCGGACTCGTGGCTGGAGACGACGCCAGCCCCTCCGCGTTCGAGGCGGGCAAACGCTTCTGTGAATCCGTCGAGTTGGCCTCCTTCCTGGCCAACGTCGGCGACGCGAAGACGCTCGTCATCCACCCGGCGAGTACGACTCACGGACAACTCACCCCGGACGAGCGGGCCGATGCCGGCGTCTCCGAGGAGCTGGTCCGTGTCTCCGTAGGGATAGAAGATCCGGCAGACCTGCTCGCGGACTTCGAGCAGGCGATCGAGCGAGCGACGTCGGCCTCGCCCCGCCCGTAA
- a CDS encoding cupredoxin domain-containing protein — MTRSHDVSRRTALKLTGAAAAATTLAGCGSSDNGDGDGSGGDDNTGGGDEYEIEPGTEIMFAGLTSHWEGNAPPEIEGTQNPTLVLTEGETYTIGWDEGNGAGHNIELRDDSGSVVDGLETDLAMEPGDDQILEFEATSEITTYRCQPHSGMEGSIVVE, encoded by the coding sequence ATGACTCGATCACACGATGTTTCGCGACGAACAGCGCTCAAGCTGACCGGTGCTGCCGCTGCAGCGACCACCCTGGCAGGCTGTGGCAGTAGCGACAACGGGGACGGAGACGGCTCGGGTGGCGACGACAATACCGGCGGTGGCGACGAGTACGAGATCGAGCCCGGGACGGAGATCATGTTCGCCGGGCTGACGAGCCACTGGGAGGGTAATGCGCCGCCGGAGATCGAGGGCACGCAGAACCCGACGCTGGTGTTGACCGAGGGCGAGACGTACACGATCGGGTGGGACGAGGGCAACGGCGCGGGCCACAACATCGAACTGCGCGACGACAGCGGCTCGGTCGTCGACGGCCTGGAGACGGATCTCGCGATGGAACCGGGCGACGACCAGATCCTCGAGTTCGAGGCGACCAGCGAGATCACGACCTACCGCTGTCAGCCCCACTCGGGCATGGAAGGCTCCATCGTCGTCGAGTAA
- a CDS encoding ATP-binding protein, producing the protein MTDGAVDVVEFLLTANGYTNDRTFDENDLRPAYRNVFWSVPTGGTDGDEEESQNRRRVTNGGIERPLATTTKTARAATGVQQPWEAVSELMFTDRDDFSGTLSLTDREIAEEWYVDRVDDDRLLENPVLAKRFEDETDVDYETAREQNRPIQADRVWIDGLLAEYFDDEDDEEMLDLVDVRAPEEIDLTLDDLVLTADQEAEINKIAKAIEHRDYLADIGLREIGKLLFVGPPGTGKTSTARALARDMDLPFVEVKLSMITSQYLGETAKNVDKTFEVAKRLSPCILFIDEFDFVAKTRRSDEHAALKRAVNTLLKSIDNVSLIQDDVLLIGATNHPDQLDAAAWRRFDEIVNFPKPDTRMRSDILQVITRTMDIEEFDPLAIAEITEGLTGSDLRMVMREAVLEALTENRTTLTQDDLEDAVEGFEERDNLKNMDMIEGDHDALVAGGDISGASGGDSAGGHSHDH; encoded by the coding sequence ATGACTGATGGGGCAGTCGACGTCGTGGAGTTTCTCCTCACGGCGAACGGGTACACGAACGATCGGACGTTCGACGAGAACGATCTTCGACCGGCGTATCGGAACGTGTTCTGGTCCGTTCCGACCGGTGGTACCGACGGTGACGAGGAGGAGTCTCAGAATCGACGGCGTGTGACGAACGGGGGTATCGAACGACCGCTCGCGACGACGACGAAGACGGCTCGAGCGGCGACGGGCGTCCAGCAACCCTGGGAGGCAGTCTCGGAACTCATGTTCACCGACCGGGACGACTTCTCGGGGACGCTCTCGCTGACGGATCGAGAAATTGCCGAAGAGTGGTACGTCGACCGCGTCGACGACGACCGGCTCCTCGAGAATCCGGTTCTCGCGAAACGGTTCGAAGACGAGACCGACGTCGACTACGAAACGGCGCGCGAGCAAAACCGGCCGATACAGGCCGATCGGGTCTGGATCGACGGCCTCCTCGCGGAGTACTTCGACGACGAGGACGACGAGGAGATGCTGGATCTCGTCGACGTCAGAGCGCCGGAGGAGATCGATCTCACGCTCGACGACCTGGTGCTCACGGCGGATCAGGAGGCCGAGATCAACAAGATCGCGAAGGCGATCGAACATCGCGATTACCTCGCCGACATCGGCCTGCGCGAGATCGGGAAACTGCTCTTCGTCGGGCCGCCGGGGACGGGGAAAACGTCGACCGCCCGGGCGCTCGCACGGGACATGGACCTCCCGTTCGTGGAGGTGAAGCTGTCGATGATCACGTCCCAGTACCTCGGGGAAACCGCGAAGAACGTGGACAAGACCTTCGAGGTGGCCAAACGGCTCTCGCCGTGTATCCTCTTTATCGACGAGTTCGACTTCGTCGCCAAGACGCGCCGATCGGACGAACACGCCGCCCTGAAGCGCGCCGTGAACACGCTGCTGAAGAGCATCGACAACGTCTCGCTCATCCAGGACGACGTCCTCCTCATCGGTGCGACGAACCACCCGGACCAACTCGACGCGGCCGCCTGGCGCCGTTTCGACGAGATCGTCAACTTCCCCAAGCCCGACACCCGCATGCGAAGCGATATTTTGCAGGTGATCACCCGGACGATGGACATCGAGGAGTTCGACCCACTGGCCATCGCCGAGATCACCGAGGGGCTGACCGGGAGCGACCTCCGGATGGTCATGCGCGAGGCCGTCCTCGAGGCGCTGACCGAGAACCGGACGACGCTGACGCAGGACGACTTAGAGGACGCCGTCGAGGGCTTCGAGGAACGGGACAACCTGAAGAACATGGACATGATCGAGGGCGACCACGACGCCCTCGTCGCCGGCGGCGACATCAGCGGGGCGAGTGGCGGAGACTCCGCGGGCGGGCATAGCCACGATCACTGA
- a CDS encoding MBL fold metallo-hydrolase, with the protein MRVTLLGTGDTTGTPTVGCDCDTCTAARERGVERTRFSVHVANERTGESLLIDASPDFRYQFLREGVSLPDAMVISHIHFDHLDGLGNVFRILDDVPVYAADETDPETGQSVAETVADDYYYLDAITPEPRTPFEPFEACGFEVTLVPVDHPPLVCYGVVVEEPETGAKLTFSGDTSYDVPDRSREVMADPDLFLADAIVPASLCEHHPLGGRHEGPDGTPRTFGTKHMTREGALALAEDIGADETRLVHLAHFYPADEAFEDPLAVDGEVYDI; encoded by the coding sequence GTGCGCGTCACGCTGCTGGGAACCGGCGACACGACCGGCACGCCCACGGTCGGCTGTGACTGTGACACCTGTACAGCCGCCCGCGAGCGCGGGGTCGAACGGACGCGGTTTTCGGTTCACGTCGCAAACGAGCGCACGGGCGAGTCGCTGTTGATCGACGCCAGTCCAGACTTTCGCTATCAGTTCCTCCGCGAGGGCGTCTCACTGCCCGACGCGATGGTCATCTCTCATATTCACTTCGACCATCTGGACGGGCTCGGCAACGTGTTCCGGATTCTGGACGACGTCCCCGTCTACGCTGCAGACGAGACCGACCCCGAGACGGGACAGAGCGTCGCCGAGACGGTCGCCGACGATTACTACTACCTCGACGCGATCACGCCCGAACCCCGGACCCCGTTCGAACCGTTCGAGGCCTGCGGGTTCGAGGTGACGCTCGTCCCCGTCGATCACCCGCCGCTCGTGTGCTACGGCGTGGTCGTCGAAGAGCCGGAGACGGGTGCGAAACTGACGTTTTCGGGCGACACCTCCTACGACGTGCCCGACCGTTCTCGCGAGGTCATGGCCGACCCCGACCTTTTCCTGGCCGATGCGATCGTTCCGGCCTCACTGTGTGAGCACCACCCGCTCGGCGGTCGCCACGAAGGACCTGACGGCACGCCCCGGACGTTCGGCACCAAGCACATGACCCGCGAGGGTGCCCTCGCGCTGGCGGAAGACATCGGTGCCGACGAGACCCGGCTGGTCCACCTCGCGCACTTTTACCCCGCGGACGAGGCCTTCGAGGACCCGCTCGCCGTCGACGGGGAAGTGTACGACATTTGA
- a CDS encoding M3 family oligoendopeptidase, protein MQRSRSDIDDRYQWNLTTIYETPADFDSEYERADTLVDAISDELDTPPEDSATLVALLERFERLTAARTRLVCYAECSRTIDLTDETAVERRDRVRSLEADLDALATDIRRYLRTHANRLAELRTETDDLTPFDRFVENAMDGPTGEQALHSLLETFGDVLDGHDRTLMAICDEDFEPPIVEGSDGDPVAVRWHGRVQLLKDPDRDFRRRVYETFHDALDERANAIATAWTEKLRTRTRVADARGFDSIREMGLSKPSYPKTGIHLSAPPAVHDTLLETVSENLEPFYRLQRRRRTQLGVDELRPWDRHVSLTTRTEPTVPYEDAREYVLAAVEPLGVEYRTRLEALLDERRVDVYPAADSRDVTYCLSASGVGPFVSLSYDGSVRALFHFAHELGHAMETDLRADVRRPLYETTPRPVEEVPSLVHELLLADHLLDSGDDALTAHVLNRRLDAIGGNLFGAAQSARFTHEAARIVERGDSLTRSRLDGINRELHSEFRPVEKPAEYTPSSWLARAHVREPYHNYQYVLGAAGAVSVYEALVDGRLSVEDYRAFLEFGGTKASMEQFAHLGVDVTAAAPYERAAAWVDRDVDSIET, encoded by the coding sequence ATGCAACGATCACGATCCGACATCGACGACCGCTACCAGTGGAACCTCACGACTATCTACGAGACGCCGGCCGACTTCGACAGCGAGTACGAGCGGGCCGATACTCTGGTCGACGCGATCAGTGACGAACTGGACACGCCGCCCGAAGATTCCGCGACTCTCGTGGCCCTGCTCGAACGATTCGAGCGTCTCACTGCGGCCCGAACCCGCCTCGTTTGCTACGCCGAGTGTTCGCGAACGATCGACCTGACCGACGAAACTGCCGTCGAACGCCGTGACCGCGTTCGGTCACTCGAGGCGGATCTCGATGCCCTCGCTACCGATATTCGCCGGTACCTCCGTACCCACGCGAATCGACTGGCGGAATTGCGAACCGAGACGGACGACCTGACACCGTTCGACAGATTCGTCGAGAACGCGATGGACGGGCCGACCGGTGAGCAGGCGCTGCACTCTCTCCTCGAGACGTTCGGCGACGTCCTCGACGGCCACGATCGGACCTTGATGGCGATCTGTGACGAGGACTTCGAACCGCCGATCGTCGAGGGATCCGACGGCGACCCGGTGGCCGTGCGCTGGCACGGTCGCGTACAACTCCTCAAAGACCCCGATCGGGACTTCCGCCGTCGAGTGTACGAGACGTTTCACGACGCCCTCGACGAGCGCGCGAACGCCATCGCGACCGCCTGGACGGAGAAGCTCCGTACGCGCACCCGGGTCGCCGATGCCCGCGGGTTCGACTCGATCCGCGAGATGGGACTCTCGAAGCCGAGCTATCCGAAGACGGGGATCCACCTCTCCGCCCCACCGGCGGTTCACGACACACTGCTGGAGACGGTGAGCGAGAATCTGGAACCGTTCTACCGATTGCAGCGCCGTCGCCGCACACAGCTCGGCGTCGACGAACTCAGACCCTGGGACCGTCACGTCTCGCTTACGACCCGGACGGAGCCGACGGTTCCCTACGAAGACGCTCGCGAGTACGTCCTCGCTGCCGTCGAGCCGCTCGGCGTCGAGTACCGGACGCGACTCGAAGCGCTCCTCGACGAACGGCGAGTCGATGTCTACCCGGCTGCCGATTCTCGCGACGTCACGTACTGTCTCTCGGCGTCGGGAGTTGGCCCCTTCGTCTCGCTCTCGTACGACGGGAGCGTCCGGGCGCTCTTTCACTTCGCCCACGAGCTGGGTCACGCGATGGAGACCGACCTCCGTGCCGACGTGCGTCGGCCGCTTTACGAGACGACGCCCAGACCGGTCGAAGAGGTTCCGAGCCTCGTCCACGAACTGCTACTCGCCGACCACCTGCTCGATAGTGGCGACGACGCGCTCACGGCCCACGTCTTGAACCGGCGACTCGACGCCATCGGCGGCAACCTCTTCGGTGCCGCCCAATCCGCCCGATTCACCCACGAGGCTGCACGAATCGTCGAACGCGGCGACTCACTCACCCGGTCCCGACTGGACGGTATCAACCGCGAGCTCCACAGCGAGTTCCGGCCGGTCGAGAAACCCGCCGAGTACACGCCGTCGTCCTGGCTCGCACGTGCCCACGTCCGCGAACCGTACCACAACTACCAGTACGTCCTCGGCGCGGCCGGCGCTGTGTCCGTGTACGAGGCCCTCGTGGACGGTCGACTATCGGTCGAAGACTACCGTGCGTTCCTCGAATTCGGCGGAACGAAAGCCTCGATGGAACAATTCGCCCATCTCGGGGTGGACGTGACCGCGGCGGCCCCGTACGAGCGAGCGGCCGCGTGGGTCGATCGGGACGTCGATTCGATCGAGACCTAG